In Nocardioides sp. zg-1228, a single window of DNA contains:
- a CDS encoding manganese catalase family protein, producing the protein MYRHTKELQWSARPERPDALYAAKLQEVIGGQFGEMTVMMQYMWQGWACRTPGKYKDMILDIGTEEIGHVEMLTTLLARLLEGAPSETQAEAAAANPALAAILGGQNPQQAIVSGGFAMPTNSQGVPWNAGYIVASGNLLADFRHNVAAEAQGRLQVSRLIGMTDDPGVKETLSFALARDTFHQQQWLLGIEQLIEDGHTDGFESSRKDEEASEQATVFYSFHEGSTAGEGRWAQGASLTGEGEIRFEEGRALTDDVQELPAPDPLHFATYDGSKGPGKPGTAGGAYAQGMQNLMNKAKEKLTPGE; encoded by the coding sequence ATGTACCGGCACACCAAGGAGCTCCAGTGGAGCGCCCGGCCCGAGCGCCCCGACGCCCTCTACGCCGCCAAGCTGCAGGAGGTGATCGGCGGCCAGTTCGGCGAGATGACCGTGATGATGCAGTACATGTGGCAGGGCTGGGCCTGCCGCACGCCGGGCAAGTACAAGGACATGATCCTCGACATCGGCACGGAGGAGATCGGCCACGTCGAGATGCTCACCACGCTTCTGGCCCGGCTGCTCGAGGGGGCCCCGTCGGAGACGCAGGCCGAGGCGGCCGCCGCCAACCCGGCGCTCGCGGCGATCCTCGGCGGGCAGAACCCGCAACAGGCCATCGTCAGCGGCGGCTTCGCGATGCCGACCAACAGCCAGGGCGTGCCCTGGAACGCCGGCTACATCGTGGCCAGCGGCAACCTGCTCGCCGACTTCCGGCACAACGTCGCCGCCGAGGCCCAGGGCCGGCTGCAGGTGTCGCGCCTCATCGGCATGACCGACGACCCGGGCGTGAAGGAGACGCTGTCGTTCGCGCTGGCCCGCGACACCTTCCACCAGCAGCAGTGGCTGCTCGGCATCGAGCAGCTCATCGAGGACGGGCACACCGACGGCTTCGAGAGCTCCCGCAAGGACGAGGAGGCGTCCGAGCAGGCCACCGTGTTCTACAGCTTCCACGAGGGCAGCACCGCCGGCGAGGGCCGCTGGGCCCAGGGCGCCTCCCTCACCGGGGAGGGCGAGATCAGGTTCGAGGAGGGCCGCGCGCTCACCGACGACGTGCAGGAGCTGCCGGCTCCCGACCCGCTGCACTTCGCGACCTACGACGGGTCGAAGGGGCCGGGCAAGCCCGGCACCGCCGGTGGCGCCTACGCACAGGGCATGCAGAACCTGATGAACAAGGCCAAGGAGAAGCTCACTCCCGGCGAGTGA
- a CDS encoding putative manganese transporter yields the protein MTELLLRPLADAFMQVGVFVALMVAPFGWARCRWGHRLDAALERRRAAGPLVAAALTMPPGCGGAILVMAAYGRGAVSYGAAVAALVATMGDASWVLLAHDPWLTVQLKGLLLVVGATTGWLVDAIGIDPRQRTPSPAPAPVDAGARAALVPSPVVTAARPVRARPVLALHEVGVLPVLLWLAIGGGATVSVPVTFQLLDPETVYLALGVLGAVVALVVFVRSGCRLADDDERSAGETSMAAVLRHGGHEVAFVTVWVAVAYLAWSLLTHLTGFDGSQLPVLGLAGVLVGALIGLVPGCAVQIVFVGIFAAGGMPLATFVANTISQDGDALLPLLALEHRSALAATVLTTIPALLVGLAFLVLT from the coding sequence ATGACCGAGCTCCTGCTCCGGCCGCTGGCCGACGCGTTCATGCAGGTCGGCGTGTTCGTCGCCCTCATGGTCGCGCCCTTCGGCTGGGCCCGCTGCCGGTGGGGCCACCGCCTCGACGCCGCACTGGAGCGGCGTCGGGCGGCGGGTCCGCTGGTGGCGGCCGCCCTCACCATGCCGCCCGGGTGCGGCGGGGCGATCCTGGTGATGGCCGCCTACGGCCGAGGGGCCGTGTCCTACGGGGCGGCCGTCGCGGCGCTGGTCGCCACGATGGGCGACGCGTCGTGGGTGCTCCTGGCCCACGACCCGTGGCTCACGGTGCAGCTCAAGGGGCTGCTGCTCGTCGTGGGGGCCACGACCGGATGGCTGGTCGACGCGATCGGCATCGACCCGCGCCAGCGTACGCCGTCCCCCGCGCCCGCCCCGGTGGACGCCGGCGCGCGGGCGGCGCTCGTGCCGTCGCCCGTCGTGACGGCGGCCCGACCGGTGCGGGCGCGCCCGGTGCTCGCGCTCCACGAGGTCGGCGTGCTGCCGGTGCTGCTCTGGCTGGCGATCGGCGGGGGAGCCACGGTCAGCGTCCCGGTCACCTTCCAGCTCCTCGACCCCGAGACGGTCTACCTCGCGCTGGGCGTGCTGGGCGCCGTCGTGGCGCTGGTGGTGTTCGTGCGCAGCGGCTGCCGGCTCGCCGACGACGACGAGCGCAGCGCGGGGGAGACGTCGATGGCCGCGGTGCTGCGCCACGGTGGTCACGAGGTGGCGTTCGTGACCGTGTGGGTGGCCGTGGCCTACCTCGCGTGGTCGCTGCTCACGCACCTCACCGGCTTCGACGGCTCGCAGCTGCCCGTGCTGGGCCTCGCGGGGGTGCTGGTGGGAGCACTGATCGGCCTCGTGCCGGGGTGCGCGGTGCAGATCGTCTTCGTCGGCATCTTCGCCGCCGGGGGCATGCCGCTGGCGACCTTCGTCGCCAACACCATCAGCCAGGACGGGGACGCCCTGCTGCCCCTCCTGGCCCTCGAGCACCGCTCGGCCCTGGCCGCCACCGTGCTCACCACCATCCCCGCGCTGCTCGTGGGGCTGGCGTTCCTCGTCCTCACCTGA
- a CDS encoding hemerythrin domain-containing protein, translated as MTSLAEQDLDQLGGRLSILTRQKRDHERLDRLLHRLGRSAPGEEEDATLHAIARLVFPHAFAEESVLWPEARRVLPDGEALTLQVEREHQEVNELWTSLERLPSGSPDRREVLTRLAAVLREDVRDEEDELLPRLQDAVDTRRLQVLGVAWEAVRRTAPTRPHPVVSRRPPGNALAAVPLTVLDRSRDLLDAGARRFPRAHEPASRASRGLARAAGRVERAGVLRRGEHPSTHRD; from the coding sequence ATGACCTCACTCGCAGAGCAGGACCTCGACCAGCTCGGCGGCCGGCTGAGCATCCTCACCCGCCAGAAGCGCGACCACGAGCGGCTCGACCGGCTGCTGCACCGCCTCGGCCGGAGCGCGCCGGGCGAGGAGGAGGACGCCACGCTGCACGCGATCGCCCGACTTGTCTTCCCGCACGCGTTCGCGGAGGAGTCGGTGCTGTGGCCCGAGGCCCGGCGGGTGCTCCCCGACGGCGAGGCGCTCACGCTCCAGGTGGAGCGGGAGCACCAGGAGGTCAACGAGCTGTGGACCTCGCTCGAGCGGCTGCCCTCGGGCAGCCCCGATCGCCGCGAGGTACTCACCCGGCTCGCCGCGGTGCTGCGCGAGGACGTCCGCGACGAGGAGGACGAGCTGCTGCCCCGCCTGCAGGACGCCGTGGACACCCGCCGCCTCCAGGTGCTCGGCGTCGCGTGGGAGGCCGTGCGGCGCACGGCGCCCACCCGCCCCCACCCGGTCGTGTCGCGCCGCCCTCCCGGCAACGCGCTGGCGGCCGTGCCGCTCACGGTGCTCGACCGCAGCCGCGACCTGCTCGACGCCGGCGCCCGGCGCTTCCCGCGGGCCCACGAGCCCGCCTCACGGGCCAGCCGCGGTCTGGCCCGCGCTGCCGGACGGGTGGAGCGGGCCGGGGTGCTGCGCCGCGGCGAGCACCCCTCCACGCACCGCGACTGA
- a CDS encoding zinc-dependent alcohol dehydrogenase yields the protein MVYRGPYRVRVEDKPRPRIEHPADAIVRVRRAAICGSDLHLFHGMMPDTRVGHTFGHEFVGVVDEVGPAVRDLQVGDRVMVPFNIYCGTCFFCARGLYSNCHNVNANATAVGGIYGYSHTTGGYDGGQAEYVRVPFADVGPMVIPEWLDEEDALLMTDALATGYFGAQLADIREGDTVAVLGAGPVGLYAARSAWLMGAGRVVVIDHLAERLAKAQTFAHAEVLDYDQIDDVVVAMKETTGHLGFDRVIEAVGAEADGNLTQHLTAARFKLQGGAPTALNWAIDGVRKGGTVSVMGAYGPIFSAVKMGDAVNKGLTLRMNQCPVRRQWPRLLEHVRNGHLKPNDIVTHRFDLEDIAEAYHVFSAKLDGCIKPVIVVGD from the coding sequence ATGGTCTACCGCGGTCCCTACCGCGTCCGCGTCGAGGACAAGCCCCGCCCGCGGATCGAGCACCCCGCCGACGCCATCGTGCGGGTGCGACGCGCCGCCATCTGCGGCTCCGACCTCCACCTGTTCCACGGGATGATGCCCGACACGCGGGTCGGGCACACGTTCGGCCACGAGTTCGTCGGCGTGGTCGACGAGGTCGGTCCCGCGGTGCGCGACCTGCAGGTCGGCGACCGCGTGATGGTGCCGTTCAACATCTACTGCGGCACCTGCTTCTTCTGCGCCCGCGGGCTCTACTCCAACTGCCACAACGTCAACGCCAACGCCACGGCCGTCGGCGGCATCTACGGCTACTCCCACACCACCGGCGGCTACGACGGCGGGCAGGCGGAGTACGTCCGCGTCCCCTTCGCCGACGTCGGTCCGATGGTGATCCCCGAGTGGCTCGACGAGGAGGACGCCCTCCTGATGACCGACGCCTTGGCCACCGGCTACTTCGGCGCCCAGCTCGCCGACATCCGCGAGGGCGACACGGTCGCCGTGCTCGGCGCCGGGCCGGTCGGGCTCTACGCCGCCCGCAGCGCCTGGCTGATGGGCGCGGGCCGCGTCGTCGTGATCGACCACCTCGCCGAGCGGCTGGCCAAGGCACAGACGTTCGCGCACGCCGAGGTCCTGGACTACGACCAGATCGACGACGTGGTCGTGGCGATGAAGGAGACGACCGGTCACCTCGGCTTCGACCGCGTCATCGAGGCCGTGGGCGCCGAGGCCGACGGCAACCTCACCCAGCACCTGACCGCGGCGCGGTTCAAGCTCCAGGGCGGCGCCCCGACCGCGCTCAACTGGGCGATCGACGGCGTGCGCAAGGGCGGCACCGTGTCGGTCATGGGCGCCTACGGCCCGATCTTCAGCGCCGTCAAGATGGGCGACGCCGTCAACAAAGGGCTGACCCTGCGGATGAACCAGTGCCCCGTCAGGCGCCAGTGGCCCCGGCTGCTCGAGCACGTGCGCAACGGCCACCTCAAGCCCAACGACATCGTCACCCACCGCTTCGACCTCGAGGACATCGCCGAGGCCTACCACGTGTTCTCCGCCAAGCTCGACGGCTGCATCAAGCCGGTCATCGTGGTCGGCGACTGA
- a CDS encoding DUF3618 domain-containing protein: MGQSTEELSNDIAHTRESMTANVDALQDRVSPSAIVERRKQATRNRLLGVRDKVMGTAQGVGSSASGTSGSAKDSATGAVDSIKGTAQGAVSGAQDRVQGTPLAAGLVAFGLGMVVSALIPASEKEAVAAGHAVDAAKEHGQPIVDQARSVAQDVADGVKETATQAAQEVKDAATDSAGRVKSEGQSGVDEVRSQTQS, encoded by the coding sequence ATGGGCCAGAGCACAGAAGAGCTGAGCAACGACATCGCGCACACGCGCGAGTCGATGACCGCCAACGTCGACGCGCTGCAGGACCGCGTGAGCCCGTCGGCCATCGTCGAGCGGCGCAAGCAGGCGACCCGCAACCGCCTGCTCGGCGTGCGCGACAAGGTGATGGGCACCGCCCAGGGCGTGGGCTCCTCGGCCTCGGGCACGTCGGGGTCCGCCAAGGACTCCGCGACCGGCGCCGTCGACTCGATCAAGGGCACCGCACAGGGCGCCGTCAGCGGGGCCCAGGACAGGGTGCAGGGCACGCCCCTCGCCGCCGGCCTGGTCGCCTTCGGCCTGGGGATGGTCGTCTCGGCGCTGATCCCCGCCTCGGAGAAGGAGGCGGTGGCCGCAGGACATGCCGTCGACGCGGCCAAGGAGCACGGTCAGCCGATCGTGGACCAGGCGAGGTCGGTGGCGCAGGACGTCGCCGACGGCGTCAAGGAGACGGCCACCCAGGCTGCTCAGGAGGTCAAGGACGCCGCCACCGACAGCGCCGGGCGGGTGAAGTCCGAGGGCCAGTCGGGAGTCGACGAGGTCCGCTCGCAGACGCAGTCCTGA
- a CDS encoding phage holin family protein, with product MGPLPTGSPEPGPHVAGAADERSLGQIVGDLSHDLTTLVKQELDLARTELKAEAAKAGKGAGMLGGAGVAGLLTLILASFALSYLLDNWMPVELAFLITTVLWAVVAAVLAARGRAELKKTNPQLPETQQTLKEDAAWARAQKS from the coding sequence GTGGGTCCCCTGCCGACCGGCTCACCGGAGCCCGGCCCCCACGTGGCCGGCGCCGCGGACGAGCGCAGCCTCGGCCAGATCGTGGGCGACCTGAGCCACGACCTGACGACGCTGGTCAAGCAGGAGCTCGACCTGGCCCGCACCGAGCTCAAGGCGGAGGCGGCCAAGGCCGGCAAGGGCGCCGGGATGCTCGGTGGCGCCGGCGTCGCCGGCCTGCTGACGCTGATCCTGGCGAGCTTCGCGCTGAGCTACCTGCTCGACAACTGGATGCCGGTGGAGCTGGCGTTCCTGATCACGACCGTGCTCTGGGCCGTCGTGGCCGCCGTCCTGGCGGCCCGTGGACGCGCGGAGCTGAAGAAGACCAACCCCCAGCTGCCGGAGACGCAGCAGACACTCAAGGAGGACGCGGCATGGGCCAGAGCACAGAAGAGCTGA
- a CDS encoding acyl-CoA desaturase, which produces MAPLLQHAPAPPPATRSYADLTDAEIEEIGRTLDALREEVLADRGARDAAYVRRVIAVQRCLEVGGRVVLLGSRSRVAWWLGTTSLALSKVLDNMEIGHNVLHGQWDWMRDPKIHSSTWDWDHASAPEQWRRAHNDRHHANTNVLGKDNDLGYGILRVDEAQEWEPRHLAQPLLNLVNACIFEYGIAMYDLDLGESLRSGTGFSPEQREEMRTTGRRVARSAFRDYVLHPLLSLPTGSARTTLTANLVANLARNVWSHSVIMCGHFPEGVEVFEVEEVDEHETRGRWYLRQMLGSADISGPPLLHVLCGNLSHQIEHHLFPDLPSNRYREIAGPVRDLFERHGLAYRSAPLLRQVASAWHRVLRLSLPPRR; this is translated from the coding sequence ATGGCCCCCCTCCTCCAGCACGCCCCTGCGCCGCCGCCGGCCACCCGCTCGTACGCCGACCTGACGGACGCCGAGATCGAGGAGATCGGCCGCACGCTCGACGCGCTGCGCGAGGAGGTGCTGGCCGACCGCGGGGCACGGGACGCGGCCTACGTCCGCCGCGTCATCGCCGTGCAGCGGTGCCTGGAGGTGGGCGGTCGGGTGGTCCTCCTCGGCAGCCGCAGCCGCGTCGCGTGGTGGCTGGGCACGACCTCGCTCGCGCTGTCGAAGGTGCTCGACAACATGGAGATCGGCCACAACGTCCTGCACGGGCAGTGGGACTGGATGCGCGACCCCAAGATCCACTCCTCGACCTGGGACTGGGACCACGCCTCGGCGCCGGAGCAGTGGCGGCGCGCCCACAACGACCGCCACCACGCCAACACCAACGTGCTCGGCAAGGACAACGACCTCGGCTACGGCATCCTGCGCGTCGACGAGGCCCAGGAGTGGGAGCCGCGCCACCTGGCCCAGCCGCTGTTGAACCTCGTCAACGCCTGCATCTTCGAGTACGGCATCGCGATGTACGACCTCGACCTGGGCGAGTCGCTCCGCTCGGGCACCGGCTTCTCCCCGGAGCAGCGTGAGGAGATGCGCACGACGGGGCGCCGGGTGGCGCGCAGCGCGTTCCGCGACTACGTGCTCCACCCGCTGCTGTCGCTGCCCACCGGCTCGGCGCGCACCACGCTGACCGCCAACCTGGTCGCCAACCTGGCCCGCAACGTGTGGAGCCACTCGGTGATCATGTGCGGCCACTTCCCCGAGGGCGTGGAGGTCTTCGAGGTCGAGGAGGTCGACGAGCACGAGACGCGCGGGCGGTGGTACCTGCGCCAGATGCTCGGCTCTGCCGACATCTCCGGCCCGCCGCTGCTGCACGTGCTCTGCGGCAACCTGTCGCACCAGATCGAGCACCACCTGTTCCCCGACCTCCCGAGCAACCGCTACCGCGAGATCGCCGGTCCCGTCCGCGACCTCTTCGAGCGGCACGGCCTGGCCTACCGGAGCGCCCCGCTGCTGCGCCAGGTCGCCAGCGCCTGGCACCGGGTCCTCCGGCTGTCGCTGCCCCCGCGCCGCTGA
- a CDS encoding YbdK family carboxylate-amine ligase, giving the protein MTNGMSGEVPDDVGVPAHVPGGEFSVGVEEELMLVDDQDALMGAAAGPLVAAMSQSRPDAGVVTGEIYVDQVELNTPVCATAEDAWRALRELRALVGKNGGRVLAAGVHPTAPVGVADIAASPRYDRIIDEYAGLLRTPTAALQVHVGLPDERTAILAYRGLRNRLPLLRALAAGSPYWHGLDSGQATARAAIIRSYPRTTMPPLLRSWDDYVARTESLMRAAEASDHTYVWWEMRPRPLLGTLEVRVMDSVPSLTSVAALTALVQGIARRAVEAPDEHDLDDDVLAVNDHRASRYGLDTRVVDVDQHLRPMREIAGRVVAEARAVLAPDRIDAPLDALDATLAGETEPNRQRRVVAAGGMPALLADLVARTGDLEG; this is encoded by the coding sequence ATGACGAACGGGATGTCGGGGGAGGTCCCGGACGACGTGGGTGTGCCGGCGCACGTGCCGGGCGGTGAGTTCTCCGTCGGCGTCGAGGAGGAGCTGATGCTCGTCGACGACCAGGACGCGCTGATGGGCGCGGCGGCGGGCCCGCTGGTCGCGGCGATGTCGCAGTCGAGGCCCGACGCGGGTGTGGTGACCGGGGAGATCTACGTCGACCAGGTCGAGCTCAACACGCCCGTCTGCGCCACCGCGGAGGACGCGTGGCGCGCGCTGCGCGAGCTGCGCGCGCTCGTCGGCAAGAACGGCGGCCGGGTCCTCGCCGCAGGGGTGCACCCGACCGCCCCGGTCGGCGTCGCCGACATCGCCGCGTCGCCGCGCTACGACCGGATCATCGACGAGTACGCCGGCCTGCTGCGCACGCCGACGGCCGCGCTGCAGGTGCACGTCGGGCTGCCAGACGAGCGCACCGCGATCCTGGCCTACCGCGGGCTGCGCAACCGGCTGCCGCTGCTGCGCGCCCTCGCCGCCGGATCGCCCTACTGGCACGGGCTCGACTCCGGGCAGGCCACGGCCCGCGCCGCGATCATCCGCTCCTACCCGCGCACCACGATGCCGCCGCTGCTGCGGTCGTGGGACGACTACGTCGCGCGCACCGAGTCGCTGATGCGGGCCGCCGAGGCGTCCGACCACACCTACGTGTGGTGGGAGATGCGCCCGCGCCCGTTGCTCGGGACCCTCGAGGTCCGGGTGATGGACTCCGTGCCGTCCCTGACGAGCGTCGCCGCGCTGACCGCCCTCGTGCAGGGCATCGCACGTCGCGCCGTGGAGGCGCCCGACGAGCACGACCTCGACGACGACGTGCTGGCCGTCAACGACCACCGGGCGTCGCGCTACGGCCTCGACACCCGCGTGGTCGACGTCGACCAGCACCTCCGGCCGATGCGCGAGATCGCGGGCCGGGTGGTCGCCGAGGCGCGCGCGGTGCTGGCTCCCGATCGGATCGACGCACCGCTCGACGCGCTGGACGCGACGCTGGCGGGGGAGACCGAGCCCAACCGCCAGCGCCGGGTGGTGGCCGCCGGCGGCATGCCGGCCCTGCTCGCCGACCTCGTCGCCCGCACCGGCGACCTGGAGGGCTGA